One genomic region from Argentina anserina chromosome 2, drPotAnse1.1, whole genome shotgun sequence encodes:
- the LOC126785241 gene encoding uncharacterized acetyltransferase At3g50280-like, which produces MESPGVKYISECFIQPHTAPEESKKPFYLAPFDLAMLSVHYIQKGLLFTKPPEANNPSFFESLLVKLKHSLSLALVHFYPLAGRLVTKKEQDPHLYLVYVDCTNSPGAKFIHASLDMSVSDILSPTDVPLVVQSFFDHDRAVNHDGHTMSLLTAQVTELVDGVFIGLSMNHALVDGTSYWHFFNTWSEIFQAEENNNTLSKISRPPVLDRWFPEGHGPIFSLPYTNPDEFVYRFESPELRERMFHFSSESLAKLKAKANSECGTSKISSFQALSALLWRTITRARAFPPNQEITCRLAANNRARVNPPLSPNYFGNSIHPIRSQPVKAGELLENGLGWAASKLHETVVNHNDKWIRGSIDAWLKSPTVYQLDRTFDPHSIMMGSSPRFDAYGNQFGMGKAVTIRSGYAHKFSGKVTSYSGREVGSIDLEVCLPPAAMTVLESDVEFLEAASVLGYD; this is translated from the coding sequence ATGGAGTCCCCAGGTGTCAAGTACATCTCAGAATGCTTTATCCAACCTCATACTGCTCCGGAAGAATCGAAGAAGCCCTTTTATTTGGCCCCCTTTGACCTCGCCATGCTCTCCGTCCACTATATCCAGAAAGGTCTGCTCTTCACTAAACCCCCTGAAGCCAACAACCCCAGTTTTTTCGAATCCCTTTTGGTCAAACTGAAGCACTCTCTGTCACTCGCGCTCGTTCACTTCTACCCACTCGCCGGTCGCCTTGTGACGAAGAAAGAACAAGACCCTCATCTCTACTTGGTCTATGTTGATTGTACCAACAGCCCCGGAGCCAAATTCATCCATGCTTCTCTTGACATGTCCGTCTCCGACATCCTTTCCCCAACTGATGTCCCCTTGGTGGTTCAGTCCTTTTTTGACCACGACAGGGCGGTCAACCACGACGGCCACACCATGTCGCTGTTGACCGCTCAAGTGACAGAGTTGGTGGACGGCGTTTTCATCGGGCTGTCAATGAACCACGCTCTCGTTGACGGAACATCTTACTGGCACTTCTTCAACACTTGGTCGGAAATATTCCAAGCCGAAGAGAACAACAATACTCTCTCCAAGATCTCACGCCCGCCGGTTTTGGATCGGTGGTTTCCAGAAGGTCATGGTCCGATTTTCAGCCTCCCTTACACAAATCCGGACGAGTTCGTTTACAGATTTGAATCTCCGGAACTCAGGGAGAGAATGTTTCACTTCTCCTCAGAATCCCTAGCCAAGCTCAAAGCCAAGGCCAACTCAGAGTGTGGGACTAGCAAAATCTCCTCCTTCCAAGCCTTGTCTGCTCTTCTCTGGAGGACTATAACTCGAGCGCGTGCTTTTCCACCGAATCAAGAAATCACCTGCAGATTGGCCGCCAATAACAGAGCAAGAGTCAACCCTCCATTGTCTCCTAATTACTTTGGGAATTCTATTCACCCGATCAGATCACAACCTGTGAAAGCAGGGGAGTTGCTAGAAAACGGGCTTGGATGGGCGGCGTCGAAGTTGCACGAGACTGTAGTGAACCACAACGACAAATGGATCCGTGGATCCATTGATGCGTGGTTAAAGTCTCCGACGGTGTATCAATTGGATCGGACTTTTGACCCGCACAGCATAATGATGGGGAGCAGTCCTAGATTCGATGCGTATGGCAATCAATTTGGGATGGGAAAAGCTGTGACGATACGAAGTGGATATGCCCACAAGTTCAGTGGTAAAGTGACGTCGTATTCGGGGCGTGAAGTAGGAAGCATTgacttggaggtgtgtcttcctCCGGCTGCAATGACGGTTCTTGAATCTGATGTGGAGTTCCTGGAAGCTGCATCTGTACTTGGTTATGATTAG
- the LOC126785250 gene encoding NAC domain-containing protein 72-like produces the protein MGDAKATSFYLPPGCRFYPSEEQLLCYYLSRKNTAAAASDGISGDEDNGYDLIKELDLYGHDPFDLPDYACYPYGRGGRKRHWYCYTVRVLKERRAKSGYWRRKGRVRDVVGGGGKAVLGRRSSFVFYLGNSPKTAVRTDWVLYQYAQVDHLQASFVLCRVFVRSQGGTSISENGLSSCAEETVSTVRHIGIQHDGFNTPHIVPEIHVDKSVPRNTDKSNDQMRLETEVDKQVETGHLFQTNDQVPSFMVGVNNPVLLDGLSSEHLMSLIEGDFIELDDLID, from the exons ATGGGCGACGCCAAAGCGACGTCGTTTTACCTCCCTCCCGGTTGCCGATTTTACCCCTCGGAGGAGCAGCTCCTCTGCTACTACCTCTCCCGCAAGAacaccgccgccgccgcctctGACGGCATCTCCGGCGACGAGGACAACGGCTACGATTTGATCAAAGAGCTCGACTTGTACGGCCATGACCCGTTTGATTTGCCGGACTACGCCTGCTACCCGTACGGCCGCGGTGGCCGGAAGCGGCACTGGTACTGCTACACGGTTAGGGTCTTGAAGGAGCGGCGGGCGAAGAGCGGGTATTGGAGGAGGAAAGGGAGGGTTAGGGACGTCGTCGGCGGCGGAGGGAAGGCGGTGCTGGGGCGGAGGAGTAGCTTTGTCTTTTATTTGGGGAATTCGCCCAAGACGGCTGTGAGGACTGACTGGGTGCTCTATCAGTACGCTCAGGTTGATCATCTTCAG GCCTCTTTTGTCCTGTGCCGAGTATTTGTGAGATCTCAGGGTGGAACTAGCATATCAGAGAATGGCTTAAGTTCATGCGCTGAAGAAACTGTTTCCACAGTACGTCACATTGGAATTCAGCATGATGGATTTAATACTCCTCATATTGTTCCTGAGATTCACGTTGACAAATCTGTGCCTAGGAACACTGACAAGTCAAACGATCAAATGAGACTGGAGACTGAGGTAGATAAGCAAGTCGAGACTGGGCATCTATTTCAAACTAATGATCAG GTGCCGTCATTTATGGTCGGTGTTAATAATCCAGTATTGCTTGATGGTTTGTCTTCTGAGCATCTGATGTCCCTTATTGAGGGAGACTTTATAGAGTTGGATGATCTCATCGACTGA